DNA sequence from the Coregonus clupeaformis isolate EN_2021a unplaced genomic scaffold, ASM2061545v1 scaf0039, whole genome shotgun sequence genome:
aggtttcctccagatgtgacgcttggcattcaggccaaagaattcaatcttggtttcatcagaccagagaatcttgtttctcatggtctgagagtctttaggtgcctattgtcaaactccaagtgggctgtcatgtgccttttactgaggagtggcttccatctggccactctaccataaaggcctgattggtgaagtgctgcagagatggttgtccttctggaaggttctcccatttctacagaggtactctggagctctgtcagaatgaccatcagcttcttggtcacttccctgaccaaagcccttctcccccgattgctcagtttggccagctctaggaagcgtcttggtggttccaaacttcttccatttaagaatgatggaggccactgtgttcttggggaccttcaatgctgcagaaatgctttggtacccttccccagatctgttcctcaacacaatcctgtctcggaactctacggacaattccttcgacctcatggctttgtttttgctctgacatgcactgtcaactgtgggaccttatatagacaggtgtgtgcctttttaaatcatgtccaatcaattgaatttaccacaggtgaactccaatcaagttgtagaaacatctcaaggatgatcaatggaaagaggatgcacctgagctcaattatgattctcataacaaagggtgtgaaaacgtatgtaaataaggtatttctgttttttagtttttataAATTGCAAAAAAGAaatttaataaggctgtaacgtaacaaaatgtggaaagagtcaaggggtctgaatactttccgaatgcgctgtatgttGAACAATCAGCTATTCTACAGTGGTATAGAACTGACTGGTGTCTAAATGGTTATTAGTCAGGTGTTGAAAACCACTTTACCATCACTCAACGATTTCAGGTATATCTCAGCTACTTAGAGCCTGCTTGGTCATAAAGACCCTTAGCTTCCTTGTAGACAGCACTAGCTGCTTTCTCTGCTGCCTCCTGTACTGTCTCTGCCTCCTCTGCTACAGTAGCTCCTACTATCCCTCCTCTTACCGCTCCTGCTGTTGCTCTTGCACCTATGCGTACCCATGCTCCTATGCCTATACCTGAAACCATTCCCATGAGCGCCCCTGTCTCTCCTGCAAGCACTGGTCCTGCCGCTGTCTCCATGACTGTTTGCACTGTTTTCATTGAAGCTGCCATCTGACGTATACCTAAATGAACCAGTGGTTTTGTAGCGAGTGTGAGTGGGATCCCTGACCCCAGTGCCACCCCAAGGAACGCTCCTACCACTACACCTGCTGTAATCCCTGAGAGTTTGATCAGGCATTTCTTCCACACACTTTCTTTAGCCTGTtttctcatctcttcctctaacatCTGGTCCTTTGACTCCTTTCTAAGACTTTCTATCTCTgcctgtatttctctctctgcctcttggaGCATCTCGTTGGTGTAGCATCCTCCTCCGTTCTCTCTCACCATCTTCTCTATGGTGTTGAGTAGCTCTGCTACTTGGTACTGGTTGCTGTGCTGACCCTGCTGACTGGTGTTCCAGTATTTGTTGTCGATTACGTGATAGCGGCCTCCACATTTCTCCACAAGCTTGTTCAGTTCAGCATTCTGTTGGACAAACTTCTCAATGGTCAAACCATTGAGTTGTTCACCATGAGTGAAGAGGACTGTGGCATATTTGAAGGCCTCTGGTGAAAAATATTTCTCAATATTCGCTACGGCTTCTTTCTCGTGGACTGTGTACCGTTCCACTTTCAGTACAATGAGAAAGGCATGCGGCCCCGGAGCACACTCTGTTATACATTTGACTATTATAGGTTTGAGGTTCTCTTTAGGGATGTCAGTGTCAAATAATCCAGGTGTGTCAATCAAGGTGATGTTTCTTCCTTTGATGTTCTTGGTCTGCGCTTTACATATCTGTGTTGCGGAAGTGGAGTTACTGTCCGCAAGGAACACATCGCCTTGTCCGAAGATTGTGTTTCCAGCACTGCTTTTACCTCCTCCGGATTTCCCCAGCAGCACAATCCTGATGTCTATAGGGAGGGTTCATAATTAAAACTTGGAATAGTTTAATCATAACGTAATAATGTATTTGATCTAAAGGTGGGCATGAAGTGTTATAACTCACCTTGCTCTGGACGAGTGCCCATTCTGGGCAAAGCATTCTGGGCAGTCTGAAAAGCCTGTAGATTAGAGCAAACGATACAACTGTAATGAAGGACTGTAATTGTAATTATTACAACAAATTTGTAATTTGTAATTTTTGACTCAGTATTATATAATGGCTTCAGAGACTCTGCAACGTGATTGGCTGAAACATATTGAAGTTAATAGACATTTTGTGAAATGCTTTGAGACCTTTAAAAGTCTCTGCTCACCTTGGTAGAATCTCTGTCATTGGGATGGACGATGATGTGGACAAGGAAGGGACTTTTGCTCGCTCGATTCTGTTCATACCGACGCACCTCTTCTAGCAGAACCCGCGTTGCCACGTTCTGAGGAAACCGGAGAACCACACCAGTTTCAACTACAGGGAAGGCAACGGAACAGAAGCCCCGGTTCTCACAAGAGGTCAGGATTTTCCTCACACCTTGCCTCAGAACCTGAGAGAGGACCAGAGGTTAAGGGTTAATGGAGGTTCAAAggtcataacacacacacacacacacacacacacacaaggggacACACTTGTACTGCTGGTCCTTGGGGGTTGTTGTCCCATTGTGCACAGCTGAGGAAGAAGACACGGCCAGAGCTGAGACCAGTCAGTCCCTCCACCAGGACATTGTCACCAGGTGCAGTCTGTCCCCCTGATTCCCTCAGAAATGCTTTCATCAGTCCCGGTCCAGCTGCCTCCGACAAGACATTACCAACACGGGAGGAGAGAGGGTCACTACCAACCATGGGGGACACCAGGGCATCCAccttcagagagacagacagagagacagagaagaggaaagaaagagataaagaaagaaagaaaaagggtaACAGAAAAAGGAAGAGAAAGTGTAAAAGAGAACGGGAACATTGAGTCAGTATGAAGTAAACATAATTCACAGAATGTTGTTGAATCAAGAATATGGTCatgtcagtgtctctctctcacctgctgCTTCTCTATGGTTCCCTGGATGATCTCCACCTGGACACAGACCTCTGGAGTGGCTGCTTCCCTTGCGGAGGCAGAAGTGGTGTCTCTCTGAGGAGCatgtgtagtggtagtggtggtgctAGAATCTCCCTCCCAACCAGAAAACTCCCTCTTCCCCTGAAACAGCCTATCACAGGCCTCCTGCATGGCTTTCACTGCCTCTCCACTCACATCAATCAGAGTGACCTTGGTAAGGATGCGCTGTTCCCTCCCAAAGTCCCTCACTGCAGAGACTATGGCCTCAGAGCACACCTTCAGAGGAACGCTGAATATCCCTGAGCTGATGCAGGGCATGGCCAGGGTCTGGAGCTCCATGGTCTCTGCCAGATCCAGGGCTGCCATTACTGTCTTCTCCAGCAGAGGGCGCTCATTCCCACCTACGCTGCCACCTACTGGTCCCACCGCATGCAGCAGCATCTTACAAGGCAGCTTCCCTCCTGTGGTCTCTACCACTGTACCTGTGGGTACTCTCCCTATCTGCCTAACCAGATCCCTGCTGGCCCGCTGTACCTCAGGCCCCCCAGCCCGGCTCAGAGCTGCAGCCACGCCCCCAGCGTGATCCAGATCCTCATTGGCTGCGTTCACCAGCGCGTCCGCCCATTCCTTGGTGATGTCACCCTGACAAACCACTACCTGCAGTCCCCCCTGGAGGTGATAGCTGGTGGCTGCGACCATCTCCTCACGTCTTGGTCCGGGGCCCGCTTCACCGACTATGCCACCATGGTTCTGTTGAGGGCGTCCCACGACTCTTACACTGGACTGGTCTATCAGAAAGGCCCCGATCTCCTCCCTCAGTTCCTGAACCTGCTTCAGGTGGCCCAGCAGCTGCACTCTACACGCAGGACCATAACTGGCTACCACCCTGTGTCTGCTCTTGTTCATCTCCTTCACCTTCTTCTCAAGCTTAGACTTCAGTTCAGCCGGGAGGGCAGGAAAGTTGGGCAAGTCGATCTTCTCCTCCCCAAACTCCCCGAGCAGATCTTTCTCAGCCTGGTCCAGTTTATAGGAGGAGAGGGCGAACAGACGGAGCTCTGTGTCCCCCAGCTCTACTTTCACATGGCATCCAAACCCCAGCAGGCTGCTCAGGTGCTCAGGCCTCCCATACTCCTGCCTCAAGAAGGACAGGAGGTGGAGGGACACCTCAGGCACCACCCGCTCCAGCACCAGAGAGATCTTATCTGTAACTAACTGTCTGGCTGTCCGGACTTCACTTGCTGAACCCTCCAGCACCAGCTGAGCTGAGTCACCGCGCATCACTCTCACTCCAGGAACAGCCTCACCTAGATCCTTCTCTATAACTTCCCCTAGAAGACGGAGCTTGGCCGGTCCCAGACGACAAGTGGTGCTGATCTTCTCCTGCTTCCCTGAACTCAGACCCTGAGCCTGGAAGGCCTCCAGCTCCTTCAGTTTGGCCTGTACCTCGGCCCCCTCCCCAACCACCACCGCAAACCCTGCCTCGcagtaaaccctcacatcctccGAACCTAGGGTACTTCTCTGCAGCAGCGTCTGGAGCTTACATGCGTCTAC
Encoded proteins:
- the LOC123483166 gene encoding uncharacterized protein LOC123483166; the encoded protein is MRGDSAQLVLEGSASEVRTARQLVIDKISLVLERVVPEVSLHLLSFLRQEYGRPEHLSSLLGFGCHVKVELGDTELRLFALSSYKLDQAEKDLLGEFGEEKIDLPNSAAIPAELRSKLEKKVKEMNQSRCRVVARYSPGCRVQLLGHLKQVQELREEIGAFLIDRSSVRVVGRPQQNHGGIVGEAGPGPRREEMVAATSYHLQGGLQVVVCQGDITKEWADALVNAANEDLDHAGGVAAALSRAGGPEVQRASRDLVRQIGRVPTGTVVETTGGNLPCKMLLHAVGPVGGSVGGNERPLLEKTVKAALDLAETMELQTLAMPCISSGIFSVPLKVCSEAIVSAVRDFGREQRILTKVTLIDVSGEAVKAMQEACDRLFQGKREFSGWEGESSTTTTTTHAPQRDTTSASTRGAAAPEVCVQLEIIQGTIEKQKVDALVSPMVGSDPLSSRVGNVLSEAAGPGLMKAFLRESGGQTAPGDNVLVEGLTGLSSGRVFFLSCAQWDNNPQGPAVQVLRQGVRKILTSCENRGFCSVAFPVVETGVVLRFPQNVATRVLLEEVRRYEQNRASKSPFLVHIIVHPNDRDSTKAFQTAQNALPRMGTRPEQDIRIVLLGKSGGGKSSAGNTIFGQGDVFLADSNSTSATQICKAQTKNIKGRNITLIDTPGLFDTDIPKENLKPIIVKCITECAPGPHAFLIVLKVERYTVHEKEAVANIEKYFSPEAFKYATVLFTHGEQLNGLTIEKFVQQNAELNKLVEKCGGRYHVIDNKYWNTSQQGQHSNQYQVAELLNTIEKMVRENGGGCYTNEMLQEAEREIQAEIESLRKESKDQMLEEEMRKQAKESVWKKCLIKLSGITAGVVVGAFLGVALGSGIPLTLATKPLVHLGIRQMAASMKTVQTVMETAAGPVLAGETGALMGMVSGIGIGAWVRIGARATAGAVRGGIVGATVAEEAETVQEAAEKAASAVYKEAKGLYDQAGSK